One region of Bacillus zhangzhouensis genomic DNA includes:
- the rarD gene encoding EamA family transporter RarD produces the protein MVTLNEQHSKGVLYTAASFTLWGLFPLYWKLMEHISSGEILAHRIVWSFVFMCGLLLYLKQVRPAMQTVKGLILDGKAFFSLLLSAILISVNWYVYIWAVNHGLMLEASLGYYINPLVSVLLGIIFLKERLNKWQTIAIFIAAFGVILSSVQYGSFPVVAFLLALSFGFYGLIKKRMSFTSAIGLTIETLLLAPAALVYLLFFLKEPVVTMNPNSFGSLGLLFFAGIFTAVPLLLFSEGAKRIPLYQVGILQYIAPTITLFLGLFVYHEHLSAAKIVTFLCIWVAILLFTTSQLHMKKTVNSH, from the coding sequence ATGGTTACATTGAACGAACAGCATTCAAAAGGTGTTCTCTACACAGCGGCATCTTTTACACTCTGGGGTTTATTCCCGTTATATTGGAAGCTGATGGAGCATATTTCGTCAGGCGAAATTTTAGCGCACAGAATTGTATGGTCATTTGTGTTTATGTGCGGTCTTCTTTTGTATTTAAAACAAGTCCGTCCAGCGATGCAGACAGTGAAGGGGCTCATACTGGATGGTAAAGCATTTTTTTCATTACTTTTATCTGCTATTTTAATTTCGGTCAACTGGTATGTATACATTTGGGCAGTCAATCATGGTCTTATGCTAGAAGCAAGTTTAGGGTACTATATTAATCCGCTTGTATCCGTTCTATTAGGTATTATTTTCTTAAAAGAACGACTAAATAAATGGCAAACCATTGCAATCTTCATTGCTGCATTTGGAGTGATCCTTTCATCAGTTCAATACGGGTCATTTCCTGTCGTTGCTTTCCTTTTAGCCCTCAGCTTCGGTTTTTATGGTTTGATTAAAAAAAGGATGAGCTTCACGAGCGCGATTGGTTTGACGATTGAAACGCTGCTTCTCGCACCGGCTGCACTTGTGTACTTATTATTTTTCTTAAAAGAACCAGTGGTGACTATGAATCCTAACAGTTTCGGGTCGCTCGGTCTCTTATTTTTTGCAGGAATTTTTACAGCTGTGCCACTTCTTTTATTCTCAGAAGGCGCAAAAAGAATTCCTCTTTATCAAGTGGGCATTTTGCAATATATTGCACCGACAATTACGCTTTTTTTAGGGCTGTTTGTCTATCACGAACACTTATCCGCAGCTAAAATTGTGACGTTTCTTTGTATTTGGGTGGCTATTTTACTGTTTACTACCTCTCAATTACACATGAAAAAAACAGTGAATTCGCATTAA
- a CDS encoding spore gernimation protein GerT yields the protein MFDWNRLFPFQKQFSKEALKNTDPKDVEQYVNQVMESVFGSNYPAQFPFQDPLSQNQKTRETDVQKKEKEPEVEVFETTDHVFVKIELARPNTEKVKIKHTANLLFIDHFPEEGTQKKVVLPAAVKRKGTKASYQDGILEIMFLKHDDPGISEIDIPL from the coding sequence ATGTTCGACTGGAACCGATTATTCCCTTTTCAAAAGCAGTTCTCAAAAGAAGCCTTAAAGAATACAGACCCTAAAGACGTTGAACAGTATGTCAATCAAGTCATGGAAAGTGTATTCGGCTCGAATTATCCAGCTCAGTTCCCATTTCAGGATCCCCTTTCTCAAAATCAAAAAACGAGAGAAACAGACGTCCAAAAAAAAGAAAAAGAACCTGAAGTCGAAGTGTTTGAGACGACTGATCATGTGTTTGTCAAAATTGAACTTGCTCGTCCGAACACAGAAAAAGTCAAAATCAAACATACAGCCAATCTGCTGTTTATTGATCATTTTCCTGAAGAAGGGACGCAGAAGAAAGTCGTCCTCCCTGCTGCTGTGAAACGAAAAGGCACGAAAGCGTCGTATCAAGATGGTATTTTGGAAATTATGTTTTTAAAGCATGATGATCCAGGAATTTCTGAAATTGATATTCCATTATAA
- a CDS encoding IS3 family transposase (programmed frameshift) — MKKNRYSAEIKWAVVKDKLSGQFTNQQIMDKYHIKNVSQIKTWMKWYRENQLHRFDQPIGKQYSFGHGPDNVSKEEKVNRQIEHLKMENEILKKVFGDRRGVEKRVALNLVEKLRKNYTVTSVLSILQIARSTYYRWVSEGIREKSQVEKAVISLCTETSFRYGHRKIRKLLQRQYDIKRNRNTVQRIMQKHHLQCRVKRKRKWKSQGESVIIAPNRLNRNFTAIHPNLKWVTDITYIQYGPRTLYLSTMMDLYNNEVVAYTLDDHQQTSLILDTLRAALEKRNSPKGVLVHSDQGSVYSSYAYQKELGVRNLTSSMSRRGNCWDNAVIESFHSSLKSEEFMFTKFNSISEKDVRQRIDHYIKYYNEERIQEKLGYHAPKTFSSMSA, encoded by the exons ATGAAAAAAAACAGATATTCAGCTGAAATAAAATGGGCGGTTGTGAAAGATAAATTAAGCGGGCAGTTTACCAATCAACAAATTATGGATAAATATCATATAAAGAATGTATCTCAGATTAAAACATGGATGAAGTGGTATCGAGAAAATCAGTTACATCGATTCGATCAGCCAATTGGAAAACAATATAGCTTCGGGCATGGACCTGACAATGTATCCAAAGAGGAAAAAGTAAATAGGCAGATTGAACACCTTAAGATGGAGAATGAAATTCTAA AAAAAGTATTTGGAGATCGTAGAGGAGTTGAAAAAAGAGTAGCCTTGAATTTGGTCGAGAAATTACGGAAGAACTATACAGTAACATCTGTCCTAAGTATTTTGCAGATCGCCAGATCGACCTATTATCGCTGGGTATCCGAAGGAATACGTGAAAAATCACAAGTGGAGAAGGCTGTTATTTCCTTATGTACCGAAACGTCGTTCCGGTACGGCCACCGTAAGATCCGAAAGCTACTTCAGCGCCAATATGATATCAAACGAAACCGAAATACTGTACAGCGCATCATGCAAAAACACCATCTTCAATGTCGTGTGAAGCGTAAAAGGAAATGGAAATCACAAGGGGAATCTGTCATCATTGCCCCAAATAGATTAAATCGGAACTTCACCGCAATACACCCGAATTTAAAATGGGTAACCGATATTACTTATATTCAGTATGGACCGAGAACGCTCTACCTTTCGACCATGATGGATTTATACAACAACGAAGTTGTTGCCTATACCCTAGATGATCACCAACAGACATCACTCATATTGGACACATTGAGGGCAGCTTTAGAGAAAAGGAATTCACCTAAAGGTGTACTTGTGCATTCAGATCAAGGAAGTGTATACAGTTCGTATGCATATCAAAAAGAGCTAGGGGTAAGGAACCTCACAAGCAGTATGTCTAGACGAGGCAACTGTTGGGATAACGCAGTGATTGAATCATTCCATTCTAGCTTAAAATCAGAGGAATTTATGTTTACAAAGTTCAATTCTATATCAGAAAAAGATGTCAGACAACGAATCGACCATTACATCAAGTATTATAATGAAGAGCGTATTCAAGAAAAATTAGGCTACCACGCACCAAAAACATTTAGTAGCATGTCAGCCTAA